Genomic segment of Pseudomonadota bacterium:
CCGATCCGAATCGTGCATGTTCGGGGTCGAGGGTCGGCGAACGTATCGCGACGGTCGTTGTGGCGGCGCGGTTGTTCTGTTCCCATCTTCGCAGAAGCAGCGCAATCGGCGCCGTTGCAACGCTCCATTGGCGTGTTCTGTGGAGATGGGGCCAGAAGTTGCGAGTCTTGGACGCCGAGCGAGACGACAGGGCAGCTTTCAGATCCTGGAATCGGGTGCGGGTCATCGAGATGAGGGGTCTGTTTTTGTGCTATAATCGGGGAACGCGATTTGGAGAAGTAAATTTGCCTTTCTTTCATGGCTTCGTTGCTGCGGGTCGATTCTCGCAGGCTGTCACGCTCCTCGGTCTGCTGATGATTGTTGCGTTGAGTGGTTGCGGAGGGGGTGGGGGGAGCACGGCTTCTGCGTCGAACCCCGCTCAATCGCTTGCGTCGTCGATCTCGTCCTCCTCGACATCTGACTCGACACCCGCACCGAAAACAGGGCTTTTTCTCCACCTGCAGTATGCGCAAGCCACAAAGGCGGCAGCAGCGGCGGCCGGTCTGCCAGCAACCACTCAATTCACCATCGTTCACGTGACCGACCCCGTCACGGGACTCGATCTCATTCCCGCGACCCGAGTCGATCGCGTAGACGGTGCCCTTTCGCAAGACGTTCACCTTTCGCTTGACGGCGGGGTGTCGTACGCCATCATACTCACGGCCTTCGATGATCTGGGAGTGCAGGTCGGATTCTTCACCCAAGCGGGCGCAACGTCCACTGCGGCTGAGGTGAGCGTGACGGTATCGTATGCCACAAGCGCCACCTCGCTGTCAGTGCAGCCTGGTTCAAGTGTCCTGGGCGTCGGGCATACGCAGCAGTTCATCGCAGTTGCGAGATTTGCAGATGGGTTGACCGCCAACGTCACCTCCTCCACCTCGTGGACCTCGTCGAGCCCTCTCATCGCTGCTGTATCCGATGATCTCTCGAGTAAAGGCCGGGTTGCCGCGCTGGCGCCGGGCACAAGCACCATCACTGCGGTGTTCGACACGCAGCACGCTAGCGCGTCCGTCACGGTGGGTGGATTGCCGGCCGCTCCCACCGGGGTCAGCGCCACTGCCGCCGGTGTTCGCAGCGCAACGGTGAGCTGGTCATCGTCTGTTGCAGATGCGGGAAACTCGGTGACCTCCTACACGCTTTTTGCCATCGACAAGACCGATGGTTCGGGGGGGGTGGGGGGAC
This window contains:
- a CDS encoding fibronectin type III domain-containing protein; its protein translation is MDAERDDRAAFRSWNRVRVIEMRGLFLCYNRGTRFGEVNLPFFHGFVAAGRFSQAVTLLGLLMIVALSGCGGGGGSTASASNPAQSLASSISSSSTSDSTPAPKTGLFLHLQYAQATKAAAAAAGLPATTQFTIVHVTDPVTGLDLIPATRVDRVDGALSQDVHLSLDGGVSYAIILTAFDDLGVQVGFFTQAGATSTAAEVSVTVSYATSATSLSVQPGSSVLGVGHTQQFIAVARFADGLTANVTSSTSWTSSSPLIAAVSDDLSSKGRVAALAPGTSTITAVFDTQHASASVTVGGLPAAPTGVSATAAGVRSATVSWSSSVADAGNSVTSYTLFAIDKTDGSGGVGGPIVGPDTSTYTYTELTPGHTYVFTVQADNAVGTGPVATSNEVVVTGASGTVPGASLNVVATVAGLGPRSASVSWSAPADDGGSSIRGYLVYALDQAPGGAGSATANPAGDARSFTFNQLMAGHTYVFTVIASNGVGNGPAATSNPVVVTAAAGTVPTAPATVAASVSGLGPRQAMVTWSAPASDGGSAILSYTLFGIDQTDGTGGVGGPMTGSDARTYTYSGLVSGHTYIFTVQADNGVGTSPVVTSNAVVIP